The Lathyrus oleraceus cultivar Zhongwan6 chromosome 5, CAAS_Psat_ZW6_1.0, whole genome shotgun sequence genome includes the window AAGAATCACTTATATTATATAGCTCCCTGCAAGACCGCATTTACCTCCTTGGATAGTAATAACATAATCAATTTAAGGAGACCATCTTTCCCTATGCCTGCTAACCCACAACTAAAGTATCACAAGTCTTTGATTCCATATACCCTAACTTCACTAAGGGATAAAATAGACACTAATCTTACTTTTAAAATcaactatttatatttttttaatacAAATAAGAATgataaaaatatattaattataatttattGCTTTTTAGATAACTACAATTTTTTAACTTACTATTAGGTAAGCTTAACTACATAAGCATGCAAACCCTACCCCACATGTGAACATCTTAAACATGCAAGGCTCTACACAGTATTTTTTAGTGTTTCTTGTGAAACTATTTTGGATTCATTGTTGGCTATGTAGTGAGTTGTTAGGAGTTAGTAGCAGAAGAATCATAAGTGTATGATAAACAACATATGACTCATGATTCACAATGTATACTGGGCTGCCTTCTTGCACATTATCCAAAAGTATAGGATGTTGACTCCACCTACTTCGAAGAATCATGACATTAGCTATTAGCTAAGCTTAACTACATAAGCATGCAAACCCTAACAACATGTGAACATCTTAAACATGCAAGACTCTACACAGTATTTTTAAGTGTTTCTAATGAGACTATTTTGGATCTATTTAGTGAGTTCATAGGAGTTGGTAGCAGAAGAATCATAGGTTTAAGATAACTAGTATGGCATCTTGCACAAAATACAAAAACCTAGGATGTGGACTCTACCTAAACTACATAGTATAGGGTTTACTATTTAACAAAATTAGTTAGTAATAATATTTTGATAAAGGCTTCGAAATTTAATATTTATCTAAATTTTGATATGTAAATTCCAATTCAATTAATTGGACACTGTTATTTAGATTTGAATTCAAAACCTCATGAATATTCCTGCCAACACTCATTATATATTAGATGCCTTTCATGTTTAGTAACTTTCGTGTTTTTAGTGTATATTTGATgataataattaaaattaaaaggAATTTATGAAATTTTAAATTATTTGAAATAATTACTATCAAAATAAATATGTTTGTTTAACATTTAAAAAATCACCTTTATcattttaatatatttttattaaagatttttagaaaatgatttttaattttaaaataaaaaattaattacaGTAGCTTCTCTAaagtttatttatttttaaactaaaagAATTTAGTTAGGAGCTTCTAATTAAAAAAATGATATCAAataaacaattttttaaaaattttattttaaaactcAAAACAAACACACCTAATAGATCTTGTAAAAAATAAATCCTAGTAAATTGATCTTACTTAGACATATAAACTTATAAATTAAACtaaacattttaaaaataatCTTGCCACCAAAGTCTCAATGACCTTAATGTACTTTCTCTTTTCATTCACTTATAAATAGCCCAATTCATTTCCATTTCAATACATCTTTCACATTAAAACAATTTTCCCACAAAACCATAACATAAAGAAATGGCACACAAAAATGTTTTGTCTCTCCTCCTTTTTGTCATGCTCTTGTTGATTGTAAGTTACTAAGCATCTATTCTTGTATCTTTTACACTTATATTTTTTATCATTTATTTATCACAATCTATCATTTCTCATCTTTATTTGATTTGATTTCATCATTCACTTACAATCAAGTTGTTTTATTTGATTTGATAAAATAGTGTTTTCTCTGAGACAAtgaaatttaaaaaattatttttctctAATTTTTATTTCACATTATGTATCCATCTGAAATATATAATAAATATGTCTTACCTGTGCAACATAATGTGTCTCATAAAACACATAATTTTGTTTTTGTAATCATATATACCATCCAAAAATAACTTATTAATATCCATTTATTCAACTGAATTGTAGAATGGACAAGGAAGCTTTGCCCGATATATGATACAAGAGAATGTAGAAGAAATACAAGTTGCTCAACCTTACCTTGACGGTTGGCTCAAAAATCCTTTGAAGAATCAAAAACACATTGCTAACTCTAACCAAGTTtaccttgatggatggttgaaagatacTCGGGCAGAGAAAACCAAATCCTCCCAGGATTCCGATCAAGTCTAtcttgatggatggttgaaagataTCAGAGCAGAGAAACCAAAATCGACCTCTGAATCCAACCAAGTTtaccttgatggatggttgaaagatacTCGAGTTGAGAAAACAAAATCTACTGATGACTCCAATCAAGTTTAtcttgatggatggttgaaagataTCAGAGCCAAGAAAGAAAAATCCACACCTAACTCCAACCAAGTTtaccttgatggatggttgaaagataccAGAGCAGAGAAACCAAAATCGACCTCTGAATCCAACCAAGTTtaccttgatggatggttgaaagatacTCGAGCTGAGATAGCAAAATCTACAGGTGACACCAACCAAGTTTAtcttgatggatggttgaaagataTCAGAGCTGAGAAAGAAAAGTCAATACCTAACTCCAACCAAGTTtaccttgatggatggttgaaagatacTAGAGCAGAGAAAGCAAAATCCACTTCTAAATCCAACCAAGTTtaccttgatggatggttgaaagataccCGAGCTGAGAAAGCAAAATCTACAGGTGACACCAACCAAGTTTATCTTGATGGGTGGTTGAAAGATATCAGAGTTGAGAAAGAAAAGTCAATTCCTAACTCCAACCAAGTTtaccttgatggatggttgaaagatacaAGAGCAGAGAAAGCAAAATCCACATCTGAATCCAACCAAGTTtaccttgatggatggttgaaagataccCGAGCTGAGAAAGAAAAATATACCCCTGACTCCAACCAAGTTtaccttgatggatggttgaaaaATACCCAAGCTAAGAAAACAAAAACCATGTCTGACTCCAACCAAGTTtaccttgatggatggttgaaagatTCCCGAACTGAGAGAACAAAAGCTACCCCTGACTCCAACCAAGTAtaccttgatggatggttgaaagatacTCGAGCAGAGAAAACAAAATCCACCTCTGATTCCAAACAAGTTTATCTTGATGGTTGGTTGAAAGACACCCGAGCTGAAAAAGCAAAATCCTCCTATGACTCCAACCAAGTTtaccttgatggatggttgaaagataTTCGAGCTGAAAAAACAAAATCCCCCTCTGACTCCAACCAAGTTTAtcttgatggatggttgaaagaCATTCGAGATGAGACAACAAAATCTACCTCTGATTCTAACCAGGTTTAtcttgatggatggttgaaagataTCCGAGCTGAGAAAACAAAATTCACACCTGACTCCAAAGAAGTTTAtcttgatggatggttgaaaaATACCCGAAACTAGTTCATGTCTTTGTTAATCAATATCTATGTCATTTTGAAAACTTTTCATGTTCCTCGTATGTTTTTAATCTTCGTGCTACGTAAAACCTTATTTCTATGTATTAAGTAAGATCTCGTTTGTGTACTAAATAAGTTATTGTTTCTATGAACTAGTTGTTTGTGTTTTAAAATAAACTTTAATTTAATTTGATAAAGATTGAGTTGATCTCTCTTTAATTTTTGAAACTTTAGTAGTTGTTTGTATAACCTCTAAGAAATTTgcaattatattttattaattcaattaattcaatGTGTTTATTCTTAAAATGAATCGGGGAATAGAggttaatgagagagatcaaATTCTCAAACATTTGAGATGAGAAGATATCACAATTCTTAAAATCTTAGAGTATAATTATTCTAATATTATCATGTGTGATTAGTGTGTTATTATCTTTATATTAATTGTGTTAgtattaataaatattaaaaaattattattgtAAATAACCGGTTTATATTATTATTTCATCATAAAAATTACAATAAAATTATAATTTCTATATAGATAAAAAAGATATTGAAGTAATAAGTCTATAATATTATATTGGGTTAAATTGAAGCCAACTTAATTGAGATATAATAATTTATTTGAACAATCTTCATTAATCTCACGTTAACCTCGTTTAAAAGAAACACAAAAAAAGTTACAAGAAATAGGTAAACCATAGAATATTGGATTATAAGTATGTATTAACAAAAAGGTGTGTCAAACCCTACCTTACACAAATCCATCttcaattatattaattaaacCTCTAGCACAATTATACAAAACAATAATACTCCAAGCATCACTAATAGAAAAGTTAGTGTTGTTTCATGCACATTATATATAAGCTACATCCTTTGACATACAAGATACATCTAATAATACTAACTCGATAGAAAATAACTAAGTTAGTAAAATCTAGAGTGAAATATAAAttcaaaacatgataaaaatacAAATAATCACAATTAAATAAATGCTACTGAGCAACATTTTTAGAAAACCTGGTATCAAAAGAGGTTGATGGATGTTAAAGAATTGAACTAGATTTTACTTGTCCAGGATTTCTTGTCATATTCCTTGTAGAACACTTGAGATTCAATAAATATTTTTAGGGATTAATATCTCGTAGGGTACAATGATACCCCATACGACATAATTAATATGTAATTTTTTTCATGAGAGCAATAAAGCTAATTTAGTAAATATGACATTTAGTTAAAAATTCATTCCTTTTTAAGGGAAAAGGTATACACTTTATCACTTAATTGATGTTTTAAATCACATGTACAAAACGTAAATCACGGGTTTATATATATAGGCCTTATTAACTTTTAAAATAAACATTAATTATAGTAATGTATCAAATTAACTAAATTCCAAAATCTAGTCACcttttaattatttttgtttGTAGGTGTCATATGTTAGATTTTCATGTAATATGTAAGGCTCATCCACGTTAGGAAAGAGTTTTTCAATTCTAGTAGGTGCTACCACCTGAATGAGCACTAAGACACCCTTCTTCATTTCCCGTGGTACAACTCAGAAATTTTATCTCCATGGAACTCTTTGTTTCTTTGTGAACTCTTGGATGTGGTCCATTTTACGCGCTTCTTCGAGTAGATTTACGGCGCATTTAAGACATTATCGTTCTCTTTAATTGATTCATAAAATTCAATGAACACAATAAATTGCACTACTCATAGACATTAGAGACAAATTTGAGGTAGGGAGAGGGATTAGAAAATATGTTGGCCGGAGAATATGGACAAGTAATAGGTTTAAAAATGTTATGACGCATAATCAAGTTTAAAATATCCTAGATCAAAAAGAGTCTAACCGAACCTGCTATCAAAAATCTTGGATAGGCGCAGTAGTGACAATGATATGATAATTATTTACAAATTGACCAACAACAACTAATCACAACTAGTTGAATGCAAAGTAATAAGGAAAGCTTACTTCCAATgataattcacaaaaaaataaTATCAATTGAagcaatttgtcgaacacttagTGTACAGTCAATATTGTTTGGAGTTTTATGTGATATTGTTGATTTCAAAATCCAATCACAACCTAAAGGTttgtgatcaactcaacaacGCCAATTTCAAAATGCAATCAAAAATTACTATCCAAACAATTTGATCGAACGATCTATGAAATCGATAATTTACAAACCAAAAATAAAAGACAGATAGAGAAAGAGTACATaaggatttgtttaggaagttttctaatcgacctcgctatgagtatgtctgccctcaattcgaatGTGAATTGAGATAGTGTAATatatcttactttgcaaatgtatgtgtacaagagagatgtagcaatctaaccctacaaaccctaggattgatattgattctaacacattctcttcccttgatcaaagcttgatcaagtaaccaacaatgTTGCTTCGATTCACCGTCTCACGCTACTTCTTTGCAAGAAACTCATTGTTCTTCAAAGATTTCACTCGATAGAATCCCAAACGCGCAGTTGTtgaaacccaagatttaccaatgcTATACACCTTCCCgcgctactcctttgcaagaatCCACCGTTCTTCAAAGACTTCACTCGACCGGATCTGACTTGTGTAATattgtccaaaaccttcaaactCTAAGAGATCTTGAACGAAAACCGCAGCTTAGATTTCtgatttgaaaccctcaaagTTCTCATCCGAATTTATAGTACAACAAACCTAAATTAGACGTTATCAACCTTAATCTAGATGGAACCCAataaaaaaatgattatgtgtagtttgattgtaTGTATGCATAGATAAGAGGTTGAAGATaatgagaatgctttgaaatctCGATTTTGTATAGGTTTTACTCACTAGAAACCTTTTTTAGtaaatgatgcatgtatgaagtatttatatgcacgaatgtttggaggcaaaaggaatgcaaaagatttgaaaaaaaTGAGAAGTTTTGGAATTTTTCATTGAATAGGTTGACCTGTGAAAGCCATGTGccgacctgtataggtcatgcATCGATCTGTAAAGGTCATGTACTTCTTATATGTTGACCTATAGAGGTGGCACATCTATTAGAGCCTACATGCTTTAATAGTGCAGTAAATGAGTCGACATGTACAACGGATGTGTCGATCTATGATATGCATGTGTCGGCCTATAGttaatttttttccaaaaatagttttgaatgcattttggatgcatgaaacctttttcaaactttttttcaaaTACTTTTATGCTTTTTAATGCTAAGATACACAAAGAGAATCAAAGGATATTGTCCAATATACattaacgctaaagtatcctagttttgacatcatgcaAAATAAATCTACCAGAAAGTTGCACTCATAGGTTCAATCAAAAAATGACTTAGTCTCGTCCCTAAAAATTGATTTTGAGAGTGTCTAATAAACTTTGAGAGCTTTTAGTAAGTAATACTCATGAATCCCCTTATACATGGAAAACGTTTGACTTCCAACCAAACAATAAGACTGAGATAGAGAACTTTGAGTCTTTTTTTCCAAATGACATATCGAAACGGTTAGTCCTCTTTCTACGATGTAGATCGAAGCAGTTAGTTTTCTTACCACAAGAGTATTAGAGCGGTTAGTCTTCAAGCTTCTAAACAAACTTTGAAAGCTTTTATCACGGGTTGAGCTCATGAACCTTAAACATTAGTTTTACACGTGTTAACCAATAACCCGAGATATTTTAACATCACGCTAATCTCGAACCTTATCAAATGTTTTAATATCGGGATAAGCTTTAACCTAACCTTGGTTTTACCGCGGGATAACCAAGAACCTATGAAGGATTTTAACATGGGTTGAGCCTTTAAGTTAATGTGCTAATTGATTGTCAAAGAAAAAACTTTTAAGATGATATCATAATCGCTTAGAAATTGATTTTGAATTGAGCTAATTGATTAAATTAATGTGATAATCGATTGGCAAAGATAAAACTTTGCATATAGCTATTCTGACATCTTCCAACTCATTTGGCATAACTTCAAGACATTTTTGAAGATATTTTCTTGagaaaaataattttgaaaatatGTTTTAGTGTGTGTGCGTGTGATTTAGCCATGCACTTTTACGAGAACACCCTTATGTTTTACAATATATTCACTCAGACTAACCATGGTAGGGCTTTCTTGGATTTCAAGACTTTGTCAGATGCTTTACTTTGTAGGCACTTGATTGATTTCACTTGATATTAGGTTTGGGCTTGTATTCTATTTGGTTACCATCATCGAATAATCAAGTCCATCAAACCTTAATACTTAGTTTTTCACCTTGATCTAGTTAATCACTTATGCTTGACTTGTTAGAGGATATTAGTTGTCATTATCATTTAATTCCATGAAATAATGTTTTGTTACAATCGGTTGAGATGCAGTACTCGCCTATAAAACATGACAAAAAATTATCCAAATCATAATAGAGAAAATAAATGAATGACAACTATGTTGAAGTCTCCAAAGGGCCTCCCCTATGAACCTTCAATCTTCAATCTCCTTAGTGATTGGAGAGGAAGCCTCCCCACCCATGCAGGTTTCTCCTAACGACTTTATTCCTAAGCCAATCCTCTTGGCCTTCCGGCCTGGAGTGTGAACCCTCTTAAACCTAAGGCTTTATGAGTAACATTTCCTAGATGCTTCATGATATCCTTTTATAAATCCCATTTGCCCATTGGGGAGCAGGTACGTCATGCATAAATACAACTTGGATAAGGTTGTGCCTAGTCGGTTAAAATTGGGTCGCCCTGTAATCATATTGTAGGAAGAAGGGGAATAAATATCCAAATACCCAACCTTTATCTCTTTGGTATGATCCTGCTTTCCAAAAGTGATCATCAAGGTGATGTAGCCCTTTACATGTACCTGTTATCCAGATAATCTAACCAATGATCCTTTGAAAGGCTTCAGATCCTCTAGGTCAATACGAAATCTTTCAAATGGATCCTAGTATAATGTCTGCAGAACTCCGCTGGTCTACGATAACTCTTTTAATCTCCCATTCTTCAATTTCGATGGTAATGACCATGGGGTCATCATTGTGAGGGTGGAGGCCAACTACATCTTTCTCAGACAAGGCGATCATGGTTTATGGTGCTTGGTGTTCGTCTTCAGTA containing:
- the LOC127086015 gene encoding uncharacterized protein LOC127086015 isoform X4, yielding MAHKNVLSLLLFVMLLLINGQGSFARYMIQENVEEIQVAQPYLDGWLKNPLKNQKHIANSNQVYLDGWLKDTRAEKTKSSQDSDQVYLDGWLKDIRAEKPKSTSESNQVYLDGWLKDTRAEIAKSTGDTNQVYLDGWLKDIRAEKEKSIPNSNQVYLDGWLKDTRAEKAKSTSKSNQVYLDGWLKDTRAEKAKSTGDTNQVYLDGWLKDIRVEKEKSIPNSNQVYLDGWLKDTRAEKAKSTSESNQVYLDGWLKDTRAEKEKYTPDSNQVYLDGWLKNTQAKKTKTMSDSNQVYLDGWLKDSRTERTKATPDSNQVYLDGWLKDTRAEKTKSTSDSKQVYLDGWLKDTRAEKAKSSYDSNQVYLDGWLKDIRAEKTKSPSDSNQVYLDGWLKDIRDETTKSTSDSNQVYLDGWLKDIRAEKTKFTPDSKEVYLDGWLKNTRN
- the LOC127086015 gene encoding uncharacterized protein LOC127086015 isoform X3 — protein: MAHKNVLSLLLFVMLLLINGQGSFARYMIQENVEEIQVAQPYLDGWLKNPLKNQKHIANSNQVYLDGWLKDTRAEKTKSSQDSDQVYLDGWLKDIRAEKPKSTSESNQVYLDGWLKDTRVEKTKSTDDSNQVYLDGWLKDIRAKKEKSTPNSNQVYLDGWLKDTRAEKPKSTSESNQVYLDGWLKDTRAEIAKSTGDTNQVYLDGWLKDIRAEKEKSIPNSNQVYLDGWLKDTRAEKAKSTSKSNQVYLDGWLKDTRAEKAKSTGDTNQVYLDGWLKDTRAEKEKYTPDSNQVYLDGWLKNTQAKKTKTMSDSNQVYLDGWLKDSRTERTKATPDSNQVYLDGWLKDTRAEKTKSTSDSKQVYLDGWLKDTRAEKAKSSYDSNQVYLDGWLKDIRAEKTKSPSDSNQVYLDGWLKDIRDETTKSTSDSNQVYLDGWLKDIRAEKTKFTPDSKEVYLDGWLKNTRN
- the LOC127086015 gene encoding uncharacterized protein LOC127086015 isoform X1; the encoded protein is MAHKNVLSLLLFVMLLLINGQGSFARYMIQENVEEIQVAQPYLDGWLKNPLKNQKHIANSNQVYLDGWLKDTRAEKTKSSQDSDQVYLDGWLKDIRAEKPKSTSESNQVYLDGWLKDTRVEKTKSTDDSNQVYLDGWLKDIRAKKEKSTPNSNQVYLDGWLKDTRAEKPKSTSESNQVYLDGWLKDTRAEIAKSTGDTNQVYLDGWLKDIRAEKEKSIPNSNQVYLDGWLKDTRAEKAKSTSKSNQVYLDGWLKDTRAEKAKSTGDTNQVYLDGWLKDIRVEKEKSIPNSNQVYLDGWLKDTRAEKAKSTSESNQVYLDGWLKDTRAEKEKYTPDSNQVYLDGWLKNTQAKKTKTMSDSNQVYLDGWLKDSRTERTKATPDSNQVYLDGWLKDTRAEKTKSTSDSKQVYLDGWLKDTRAEKAKSSYDSNQVYLDGWLKDIRAEKTKSPSDSNQVYLDGWLKDIRDETTKSTSDSNQVYLDGWLKDIRAEKTKFTPDSKEVYLDGWLKNTRN
- the LOC127086015 gene encoding uncharacterized protein LOC127086015 isoform X2, which codes for MAHKNVLSLLLFVMLLLINGQGSFARYMIQENVEEIQVAQPYLDGWLKNPLKNQKHIANSNQVYLDGWLKDTRAEKTKSSQDSDQVYLDGWLKDIRAEKPKSTSESNQVYLDGWLKDTRVEKTKSTDDSNQVYLDGWLKDIRAKKEKSTPNSNQVYLDGWLKDTRAEKPKSTSESNQVYLDGWLKDTRAEIAKSTGDTNQVYLDGWLKDIRAEKEKSIPNSNQVYLDGWLKDTRAEKAKSTGDTNQVYLDGWLKDIRVEKEKSIPNSNQVYLDGWLKDTRAEKAKSTSESNQVYLDGWLKDTRAEKEKYTPDSNQVYLDGWLKNTQAKKTKTMSDSNQVYLDGWLKDSRTERTKATPDSNQVYLDGWLKDTRAEKTKSTSDSKQVYLDGWLKDTRAEKAKSSYDSNQVYLDGWLKDIRAEKTKSPSDSNQVYLDGWLKDIRDETTKSTSDSNQVYLDGWLKDIRAEKTKFTPDSKEVYLDGWLKNTRN
- the LOC127086015 gene encoding uncharacterized protein LOC127086015 isoform X5, with translation MAHKNVLSLLLFVMLLLINGQGSFARYMIQENVEEIQVAQPYLDGWLKNPLKNQKHIANSNQVYLDGWLKDTRAEKTKSSQDSDQVYLDGWLKDIRAEKPKSTSESNQVYLDGWLKDTRVEKTKSTDDSNQVYLDGWLKDIRAKKEKSTPNSNQVYLDGWLKDTRAEKPKSTSESNQVYLDGWLKDTRAEKAKSTGDTNQVYLDGWLKDIRVEKEKSIPNSNQVYLDGWLKDTRAEKAKSTSESNQVYLDGWLKDTRAEKEKYTPDSNQVYLDGWLKNTQAKKTKTMSDSNQVYLDGWLKDSRTERTKATPDSNQVYLDGWLKDTRAEKTKSTSDSKQVYLDGWLKDTRAEKAKSSYDSNQVYLDGWLKDIRAEKTKSPSDSNQVYLDGWLKDIRDETTKSTSDSNQVYLDGWLKDIRAEKTKFTPDSKEVYLDGWLKNTRN